The Burkholderiales bacterium JOSHI_001 genomic sequence TGCCCGGCAAGCAGATGCTGCAGGACGCGCGCGACCTGCTGGTGAAGTACCGCAAATAGATCCCGACACGGGAACAGGCGGCGCGGCATGGCGCCGGGAGGGAGACAAGGATGAGAACCCTGCTGCGGCGCGTGTCGCTGTGGTTTGCCCTGGCCGGTGGCGCCGCCGCCTGTGCCAGCGGCCTGATGACGGTGGCCAGCATCGTCGGCCGCGCGTTGGCGAGCAAGCCCATCCCGGGCGACGTGGAACTGGTGCAGTTCGGCATTGCGCTGTGCATCTCGCTGTGCCTGCCCTGGTGCCAGCTGCACCGGGCCAACATCATCGTGGACTTCTTCACCCAGAAGCTGCGCCCGCGCGCCATCGGCGCCCTGGATGCCCT encodes the following:
- a CDS encoding TRAP-type C4-dicarboxylate transport system, small permease component (PFAM: Tripartite ATP-independent periplasmic transporters, DctQ component); translation: MRTLLRRVSLWFALAGGAAACASGLMTVASIVGRALASKPIPGDVELVQFGIALCISLCLPWCQLHRANIIVDFFTQKLRPRAIGALDALGALLLAAMCALLAWRTATGALAVADAGETTMIIGLPMWWTYVMLAPGLALTALIALWQMVTLLGGGSVDVQPSEA